One window of the Natronomonas marina genome contains the following:
- a CDS encoding class I SAM-dependent methyltransferase — MTDGGRVKDGNNRSPPEEILDATTGGKGIWCDGQKDNDRTLFIDKRERDPGFCGQPNRYYQVQPDEVEDFRDLPYSDESFDLVVFDPPHTIRENGMADLKGYVTKKYGALHAETWQDDLRRGFLELFRVLRPGGTLVFKFADEAADFEDVLELAPEPPLFGTRTKQSKQVETRWFVFYKPDDQRNTRSGSTDTDRSDEREESGR; from the coding sequence ATGACCGACGGCGGGCGCGTCAAAGACGGCAACAATCGATCTCCGCCTGAAGAGATACTCGACGCAACGACCGGGGGGAAGGGAATCTGGTGTGACGGTCAGAAGGACAACGACCGCACGCTGTTTATCGACAAACGCGAACGTGACCCGGGCTTCTGCGGTCAGCCCAATCGCTACTATCAGGTTCAGCCCGACGAGGTCGAAGACTTCCGTGATCTCCCGTACAGTGACGAGAGCTTCGATCTCGTCGTCTTCGACCCGCCGCACACCATCCGCGAGAACGGCATGGCCGACCTGAAGGGGTACGTAACGAAAAAATACGGCGCGCTTCACGCCGAGACGTGGCAGGACGACCTTCGCCGCGGCTTTCTCGAGCTGTTCCGCGTTCTCCGTCCCGGCGGCACGCTCGTTTTCAAATTCGCCGACGAGGCTGCGGACTTCGAGGATGTCCTCGAGCTCGCGCCAGAGCCGCCGCTGTTCGGTACGCGAACGAAACAGTCGAAGCAGGTCGAAACTCGTTGGTTCGTTTTCTACAAGCCCGACGACCAGCGAAACACCCGGTCGGGTAGCACGGATACCGACCGATCCGACGAACGGGAGGAGTCGGGTCGATGA
- a CDS encoding 2Fe-2S iron-sulfur cluster-binding protein: protein MDEAIPVTVLDGGTETTLRVSEGAVLRDALLDTGFDVYGRVSRRVNCGGRGLCGTCGVRVREGTPAPEQWHDAAAERWGYPRLSCQVRVTEPMTVELVEKVVWGQLLPD, encoded by the coding sequence ATGGACGAGGCGATTCCGGTGACGGTTCTGGACGGCGGGACCGAGACGACGCTCCGGGTTTCGGAGGGGGCCGTCCTCCGGGACGCGCTCCTCGATACGGGATTCGATGTCTACGGACGAGTCTCGCGCCGTGTCAACTGCGGCGGGCGGGGTCTGTGTGGTACCTGTGGCGTCCGGGTTCGAGAGGGGACGCCGGCGCCCGAGCAGTGGCACGACGCGGCCGCCGAGCGGTGGGGCTACCCGCGGCTGTCGTGTCAGGTCAGAGTGACCGAACCGATGACCGTGGAGTTGGTCGAGAAGGTGGTCTGGGGCCAGTTGCTGCCGGACTAG
- a CDS encoding DUF5795 family protein gives MADNRVVEGRMVTPGKLAELVEGDSVMDTEGIEDADRDCPDCGGDVLSVGYMPSVTEFVTGYKCQECAWSDTDR, from the coding sequence ATGGCCGACAACCGCGTCGTCGAGGGGCGTATGGTAACGCCCGGAAAGCTCGCCGAACTCGTCGAGGGCGACTCCGTGATGGACACCGAGGGCATCGAGGACGCCGACCGCGACTGTCCGGACTGCGGCGGGGACGTCCTCTCGGTCGGTTACATGCCCAGCGTCACGGAGTTCGTCACCGGCTACAAGTGTCAGGAGTGCGCCTGGAGTGACACCGACCGCTAG
- a CDS encoding DUF5794 domain-containing protein, which produces MSASRHPIALRLERQVGEGTRLLATVMALPLLDGIFAALVLAGAVSTVLGMIEVGLLIFGGSATLAVVLAEMEGTRPEQIKNVLLVGAVVVPLAALQAAIAPTIESVLAMPIFERFAALVILAVAAKTASASIGEYLPSPGIIIGLGMIASFRPGGFEFALVTEPMYVVYGTGAAAVGVAFALSIAVFAPWLRGNVDIDRFRFGSAVALGVLPLTILRVIPSEAPLALAVLAVTGLLAFNPEGADATADEEVPGDDATPAAADGGAPDDGDEEDIFEDAEQAVQSIDESDDGSPGVSDGDRAPWL; this is translated from the coding sequence ATGAGTGCATCACGCCACCCGATAGCGTTACGCCTCGAGCGACAGGTTGGCGAGGGTACCCGCCTGCTGGCGACCGTCATGGCCCTGCCGCTTCTCGACGGCATCTTCGCCGCGCTGGTGCTGGCCGGCGCCGTCTCGACGGTGCTCGGGATGATCGAGGTCGGTCTGCTCATCTTCGGCGGCAGCGCCACCCTCGCTGTGGTGCTCGCGGAGATGGAGGGCACCCGCCCCGAGCAGATCAAGAACGTCCTGCTGGTCGGTGCCGTCGTCGTCCCGCTCGCCGCCCTCCAGGCGGCCATCGCGCCGACCATCGAGTCCGTGCTGGCGATGCCCATCTTCGAGCGGTTCGCGGCGCTGGTCATCCTCGCCGTCGCCGCCAAGACCGCGAGCGCCTCCATCGGCGAGTACCTCCCGAGTCCCGGCATCATCATCGGCCTCGGAATGATAGCGAGTTTCCGCCCCGGCGGCTTCGAGTTCGCCCTCGTCACCGAGCCGATGTACGTCGTCTACGGAACGGGTGCGGCGGCCGTCGGCGTCGCCTTCGCGCTCTCGATTGCGGTGTTCGCGCCGTGGCTCCGCGGTAACGTCGACATCGACCGGTTTCGCTTTGGCAGTGCGGTCGCGCTGGGCGTGTTGCCGCTGACCATCCTCCGTGTCATCCCCTCGGAAGCCCCGCTCGCGCTGGCGGTCCTCGCCGTGACCGGCCTGCTGGCGTTCAACCCAGAGGGCGCCGACGCGACCGCCGACGAGGAGGTGCCCGGCGACGACGCCACACCCGCGGCGGCCGACGGCGGCGCTCCCGACGACGGCGACGAAGAGGACATCTTCGAGGACGCCGAACAGGCCGTCCAGTCGATCGACGAAAGCGACGACGGCTCCCCCGGCGTCTCCGACGGCGACCGCGCGCCGTGGCTGTAA
- the guaB gene encoding IMP dehydrogenase, with the protein MARDDPFSEKLRVPEALTFDDVLLRPQESRVEPDDADMTTRVSRNVTLNIPVLSAAMDTVTEAELAIEMARQGGLGVLHRNMDVEEMAEQIEAVKRADELIIRDVVTADPDQTVREVDAMMDRAGVSGAPVVDDDDTVLGIISGTDIRPYLQVGEHDEVREAMTDEVVTAAEDVTAREALELMYEHKIERVPIVDDDDRLTGLITMAGVLARREYDNAARDDDGALVAGAAVGPFETDRARAADDAGADVLFIDCAHAHNLDVIDSARDIKSEVDADVVVGNVGTSEAAEAIVDFADGIKVGIGPGSICTTRVVSGSGMPQITAVAEVADVAVAHDVPVIADGGIRYSGDAIKAIAAGADAVMLGSYFAGTDEAPGRVITMNGKRYKQYRGMGSVGAMNDGGGERYLKDEPDEDEFVPEGVEAAKPYKGSLASELHQLVGGMQSGMGYVGAETIPAFKERSEFVRVSSAGQTESHAHDVVITDEAPNYSPEN; encoded by the coding sequence ATGGCGAGAGACGATCCATTCTCGGAGAAACTACGCGTACCGGAAGCGTTGACGTTCGACGACGTCCTGCTTCGGCCCCAGGAGAGCCGCGTCGAACCCGACGACGCCGACATGACGACCCGCGTCTCGCGGAACGTCACGCTCAACATCCCGGTGCTGTCGGCGGCGATGGACACCGTCACCGAAGCCGAGTTGGCCATCGAGATGGCCCGACAGGGCGGTCTCGGCGTCCTCCACCGCAACATGGACGTCGAGGAGATGGCCGAACAGATCGAGGCGGTAAAGCGCGCCGACGAACTCATCATCCGCGACGTCGTCACCGCCGACCCGGACCAGACCGTCCGTGAGGTCGACGCGATGATGGACCGCGCTGGCGTCTCCGGCGCTCCCGTCGTCGACGACGACGACACGGTCCTCGGCATCATCTCGGGGACCGACATCCGCCCGTACCTCCAGGTCGGCGAGCACGACGAGGTCCGGGAGGCGATGACCGACGAGGTGGTCACAGCCGCCGAGGATGTCACCGCCCGCGAGGCCCTCGAACTGATGTACGAACACAAGATAGAGCGGGTCCCCATCGTCGACGACGACGACCGGCTGACGGGTCTCATCACGATGGCCGGTGTCCTGGCGCGCCGCGAGTACGACAACGCCGCCCGCGACGACGACGGCGCCCTGGTCGCCGGCGCCGCCGTCGGTCCCTTCGAGACCGACCGGGCCCGTGCCGCAGACGACGCCGGCGCCGACGTGCTGTTCATCGACTGTGCGCACGCACACAATCTCGACGTCATCGACTCCGCACGGGACATCAAATCGGAGGTCGACGCCGACGTCGTCGTCGGCAACGTCGGCACCAGCGAGGCGGCCGAGGCAATCGTCGACTTCGCCGACGGCATCAAGGTCGGCATCGGTCCCGGTTCCATCTGCACCACGCGGGTCGTCTCGGGGTCCGGCATGCCGCAGATCACCGCCGTCGCGGAGGTCGCCGACGTCGCCGTCGCCCACGACGTCCCCGTCATCGCCGACGGCGGCATCCGCTACTCCGGCGACGCAATCAAGGCCATCGCCGCCGGTGCCGACGCTGTCATGCTCGGCTCGTACTTCGCCGGCACCGACGAGGCGCCCGGCCGCGTCATCACGATGAACGGCAAGCGCTACAAGCAGTACCGGGGCATGGGTTCGGTCGGTGCGATGAACGACGGCGGCGGCGAACGCTACCTCAAGGACGAACCCGACGAGGACGAGTTCGTCCCCGAGGGCGTCGAGGCCGCAAAGCCCTACAAGGGATCGCTCGCCTCGGAACTGCACCAGCTCGTCGGCGGCATGCAGTCCGGGATGGGCTACGTCGGCGCCGAGACGATCCCCGCGTTCAAGGAGCGCAGCGAGTTCGTTCGGGTCTCCTCGGCCGGCCAGACCGAGAGCCACGCACACGATGTCGTCATCACCGACGAGGCGCCGAACTACAGTCCCGAGAACTGA
- a CDS encoding transposase: protein MAVEVTRTYVGSIQNHRQVCDGLDSLGDAASKIWNVARWTADRIWDATGEIPDEGVLKSYMKNQSCWKDLNAQSSQKVIEELSDAFQSWFDLRQKDPEANPPGYRKHGDTRPKSTVTFKEDGFKHDPENNRVRLSKGSNLKEYWSDFLLCEYQTRPDVDLSEVETVQNVRAVWNGDEWELHFVCKVELETNDFVGDKVAGIDLGITNIATVAFPDEYILYPGNTLTEDKHYFTRAEYDTKGKNGPSETSMWARRKLADRETHFFHTLTDTIITECVERGVGTLAVSWPEDVRESDWGKTGNKKLHSWAFDRIYQYLEYKGEIRGVEVLKENEWDTSKTCSRCGDNRKSNRVERGLYVCSSCELVANADCNGAENMRQKITPSPHGEDRSNGCVAQPSVRLFDRESGTFTTREQAVS, encoded by the coding sequence ATGGCGGTTGAGGTCACTCGCACCTACGTTGGTTCCATCCAGAACCACCGACAGGTCTGCGATGGCCTCGACTCGCTCGGAGACGCCGCTTCAAAAATCTGGAACGTCGCACGCTGGACAGCCGACCGCATCTGGGATGCAACCGGCGAGATCCCGGACGAAGGCGTGCTGAAATCGTACATGAAGAACCAGTCGTGCTGGAAAGACCTGAATGCGCAATCCAGTCAGAAAGTCATCGAAGAACTTTCCGACGCTTTCCAGTCGTGGTTCGACCTGCGACAGAAAGACCCAGAGGCGAATCCACCCGGCTACCGCAAACACGGCGACACACGCCCCAAGAGTACGGTCACGTTCAAAGAAGACGGGTTCAAACACGACCCCGAGAACAACCGCGTCCGCCTCTCGAAAGGCTCGAACCTCAAAGAGTATTGGTCGGACTTCCTGCTCTGCGAGTACCAGACGCGCCCCGACGTTGACCTCTCAGAAGTTGAGACGGTGCAGAACGTTCGCGCAGTCTGGAACGGCGACGAGTGGGAACTGCACTTCGTCTGCAAAGTCGAACTCGAAACCAACGACTTCGTAGGTGACAAAGTTGCGGGGATTGACCTCGGCATCACGAACATCGCCACGGTTGCGTTCCCTGACGAATACATCCTCTACCCCGGAAACACGCTCACAGAAGACAAGCACTACTTCACCCGAGCAGAGTACGACACCAAGGGTAAGAACGGCCCCTCGGAGACGTCGATGTGGGCGCGCCGGAAACTCGCAGACCGCGAGACGCACTTCTTCCACACGCTTACGGACACCATCATCACCGAGTGTGTCGAACGTGGTGTTGGCACGCTCGCGGTGAGTTGGCCCGAAGACGTACGAGAGTCTGACTGGGGAAAGACCGGCAACAAGAAACTGCACTCGTGGGCATTCGACCGCATCTACCAGTACCTCGAATACAAAGGCGAAATACGTGGCGTTGAGGTGCTGAAGGAGAACGAGTGGGACACCTCGAAGACCTGTTCACGGTGTGGTGACAACAGGAAGTCGAACCGTGTCGAACGCGGCCTGTATGTTTGCTCGTCGTGTGAGTTGGTAGCGAACGCGGATTGTAACGGGGCGGAGAATATGCGGCAGAAGATAACTCCGAGTCCTCACGGCGAGGATAGGAGTAACGGCTGTGTGGCACAGCCCTCGGTACGCCTGTTCGACCGCGAGAGCGGGACGTTCACCACGAGAGAACAGGCCGTATCGTAG
- a CDS encoding DHH family phosphoesterase, protein MNSTVSMASMSSYAILGCGSVGHAVAEELVAGEKDVLILDRDEGRVEALRDQDLNARTADIREAAAVEAVADRDVILILSSDVEANRVAVENIRENAENKFIIARASDPVTADELREDGADVVINPSAVIADSALRALEQGELEYRAAKLAEVIDGGETLAILAHRSPGPDSIASAVALQAIADSRGVEADILYEGEIGHQENRAFVNLLGIELTSLDDADLEAYDTLALVDCAKASDPVVEKDVDIFIDHFEPEVDYNATFQDIRPNVSSTSTILTKYVQEFDLSLPEAVATALLYGIRAETLDFKRDTTPADLTAAAYLYPFADHDTLEQVESPSMSPETLDVLAEAIRNRQVKGSHLVSNAGFIRDRDALSQAAQHLLNLEGITTSAVFAIADDTIYLAARSKDIRMNIGKVLGDAFDDVGEVVGHSTDASAKIPLGIFTGLEISGDNRETLLQLTEEAVRSKLFEAMGVESGSGGEGSNGN, encoded by the coding sequence ATGAACAGCACCGTCTCGATGGCATCGATGTCCTCGTACGCCATCCTCGGGTGCGGCAGCGTCGGTCACGCCGTCGCCGAGGAACTGGTGGCAGGCGAGAAGGACGTCCTCATTCTGGACCGCGACGAGGGGCGGGTCGAGGCGCTGCGGGATCAGGACCTCAACGCCAGGACCGCCGACATCCGGGAGGCGGCGGCCGTCGAGGCGGTCGCCGACCGCGACGTCATCCTCATCCTCTCGTCGGACGTCGAGGCCAACCGGGTCGCCGTCGAGAACATCCGCGAAAACGCCGAGAACAAGTTCATCATCGCCCGCGCGTCGGACCCCGTCACCGCCGACGAACTCCGCGAGGACGGCGCCGACGTGGTCATCAACCCCTCGGCGGTCATCGCGGACTCGGCGCTGCGGGCGCTCGAACAGGGCGAACTCGAGTACCGGGCCGCCAAACTCGCCGAGGTCATCGACGGCGGCGAGACGCTGGCCATCCTCGCACACCGCTCGCCGGGTCCCGACTCCATCGCCTCGGCGGTCGCGCTGCAGGCCATCGCCGACTCCCGCGGCGTCGAGGCCGACATCCTCTACGAGGGTGAGATCGGCCACCAGGAGAACCGCGCGTTCGTCAACCTGCTCGGCATCGAGTTGACCTCGCTCGACGACGCCGACCTCGAGGCCTACGACACGCTCGCGCTGGTCGACTGTGCGAAGGCCTCCGACCCAGTCGTCGAGAAGGACGTCGACATCTTCATCGACCACTTCGAACCCGAGGTCGACTACAATGCGACCTTCCAGGACATCCGGCCGAACGTCTCCTCGACGTCGACCATCCTCACGAAGTACGTCCAGGAGTTCGACCTCAGCCTGCCCGAAGCCGTCGCCACGGCACTCCTGTACGGTATCCGAGCGGAGACGCTGGACTTCAAGCGCGACACGACGCCGGCGGACCTGACCGCGGCGGCGTACCTCTATCCGTTCGCCGACCACGACACCCTCGAACAGGTCGAGTCGCCGTCGATGAGCCCCGAGACGCTGGACGTGCTGGCGGAGGCCATCCGGAACCGGCAGGTGAAGGGGTCGCATCTGGTCTCGAACGCCGGCTTCATCCGGGACCGCGACGCCCTCTCGCAGGCCGCCCAGCACCTCCTGAACCTGGAAGGAATCACCACCTCGGCCGTCTTCGCCATCGCCGACGACACCATCTACCTCGCGGCGCGCTCGAAGGACATCCGCATGAACATCGGCAAGGTGCTCGGGGACGCCTTCGACGACGTCGGCGAGGTGGTCGGTCACTCGACGGACGCCTCCGCGAAGATACCGCTGGGCATCTTCACGGGGCTGGAGATATCGGGCGACAACCGCGAGACACTACTGCAGTTGACCGAGGAGGCGGTGCGTTCGAAGCTGTTCGAGGCGATGGGCGTCGAGAGCGGCAGCGGCGGCGAGGGTTCCAACGGGAACTAG
- a CDS encoding PRC-barrel domain-containing protein: MESESVPQEITSLVGREVYSNNGVFVGEVEDLRLDMDAERVTGLALGEINRELFDARVDGSKGVLVPYRWVRAVGDVVLINDAIEQMTETDDEDV, encoded by the coding sequence ATGGAGTCAGAGTCCGTCCCACAGGAGATCACGTCGCTCGTCGGTCGCGAGGTCTACTCGAACAACGGCGTGTTCGTCGGGGAGGTCGAAGACCTCCGCCTCGATATGGACGCCGAACGCGTCACCGGCCTCGCACTCGGGGAGATCAACCGCGAACTGTTCGACGCCCGCGTCGACGGCTCGAAGGGCGTTCTCGTCCCCTATCGGTGGGTCCGGGCGGTCGGGGACGTGGTTCTCATCAACGACGCTATCGAGCAAATGACGGAGACCGACGACGAGGACGTCTAG
- the trxA gene encoding thioredoxin has protein sequence MSDAEDIDDIREKKKEKLRSMAGAPDEPVHVEGGTHLEELLSENRLLLVDFYADWCGPCKMLEPTVEEIAAETDAAVAKVDIDAHQDLAQQYQVQGVPTLYLFVDGEPADRMVGVQDKSTLVEKIEAHA, from the coding sequence ATGAGCGACGCCGAAGACATCGACGACATCCGGGAGAAGAAGAAGGAAAAACTCCGGAGCATGGCGGGGGCGCCCGACGAACCCGTCCACGTCGAGGGCGGGACTCACCTCGAGGAACTGCTCTCGGAGAACCGACTGCTGCTCGTGGACTTCTACGCCGACTGGTGTGGGCCCTGCAAGATGCTCGAACCGACCGTCGAGGAAATCGCCGCCGAGACCGATGCCGCCGTCGCCAAGGTCGACATCGACGCCCACCAGGACCTCGCCCAGCAGTACCAGGTCCAGGGCGTCCCCACGCTGTACCTCTTCGTCGACGGCGAACCGGCCGACCGGATGGTCGGCGTCCAGGACAAGAGTACCCTCGTCGAAAAGATCGAAGCCCACGCCTGA
- the bioB gene encoding biotin synthase BioB, protein MVYETGNRTVDDAVSRVLDGETLDRTDGLALIAQPPDALAAGADIVRRHYSDGTVDACSIVNAKAGDCAEDCGFCAQSAHFDTGIDTYGFLGPEKVLEAAKRAEADGAQRFGIVVAEKGVSKEHRPEEWSEILEAIRLVRDETDVEVDASLGLLTEEEAEILSAEGLNHYNHNIETSRRYFPEVVGTHDFEDRLKTLRRAKAAGMDLCAGVILGMGESPTDRVDAAIELQDVGVSSLPVNILNPVEGTPMGDQEHAAISKTEVLKTIAVYRFLHPESRVRLTGGREVNLAPDEQHLPFEAGADGLLTGDYLTTEGQDPGDDIEIMERAGLEPNREVNEFDPERVKADHSDEPAPDTAVGTATSNAATELDD, encoded by the coding sequence GTGGTTTACGAGACAGGCAACCGAACGGTCGACGACGCCGTGAGTCGGGTGCTGGACGGGGAGACCCTCGACCGGACCGACGGACTGGCGCTCATCGCCCAGCCACCCGACGCGCTGGCGGCCGGCGCCGACATCGTCCGGCGGCACTACTCCGACGGCACGGTCGACGCCTGCAGCATCGTCAACGCGAAGGCGGGCGACTGTGCCGAGGACTGCGGCTTCTGTGCGCAGTCGGCCCACTTCGACACCGGCATCGACACCTACGGCTTCCTCGGACCCGAGAAGGTACTGGAGGCCGCAAAGCGGGCCGAGGCCGACGGCGCCCAGCGGTTCGGCATCGTCGTCGCCGAGAAGGGCGTCTCGAAGGAGCACCGCCCCGAGGAGTGGTCGGAGATACTCGAGGCCATCCGGCTGGTCCGCGACGAGACCGACGTCGAGGTCGACGCCTCGCTCGGCCTCCTGACCGAGGAGGAGGCCGAGATACTCTCCGCGGAGGGACTCAACCACTACAACCACAACATCGAGACCTCCCGGCGCTACTTCCCGGAGGTCGTCGGCACCCACGACTTCGAGGACCGCCTGAAGACGCTCCGGCGGGCGAAGGCCGCCGGCATGGACCTCTGTGCCGGCGTCATCCTCGGGATGGGCGAGTCGCCGACGGACCGCGTCGACGCCGCAATCGAGTTGCAGGATGTCGGCGTCTCCTCGCTGCCGGTCAACATACTCAACCCCGTCGAGGGGACGCCGATGGGCGACCAGGAACACGCCGCCATCTCGAAGACGGAGGTGCTGAAGACCATCGCCGTCTACCGATTCCTGCACCCCGAATCGCGGGTCCGGCTGACCGGCGGCCGCGAGGTCAACCTCGCGCCCGACGAACAGCACCTGCCGTTCGAGGCCGGTGCCGACGGCCTGCTGACGGGCGACTACCTCACCACCGAGGGCCAGGACCCCGGCGACGACATCGAGATCATGGAGCGAGCGGGACTGGAGCCCAACCGCGAGGTCAACGAGTTCGACCCCGAGCGGGTGAAGGCCGACCACAGCGACGAACCGGCGCCCGACACCGCCGTCGGGACCGCGACCAGCAACGCGGCGACCGAACTGGACGACTGA
- a CDS encoding transcriptional regulator, with protein MNEINFAVLGTGGIGRRALDLSKEKDALTPVAACDRHGVAVDHDGLDVDELMAATEGNVASEARRASDDVSGEHREPRTDGGATAVKQSGEMRGVAASVQADPTDSPIDDVVAEADAIDAVLIALPNLEHDFIPNVAERFAEADYEGVLVDVLKRSRVIGHLDDREDVFEESGITFVCGAGATPGFLTGAAALAAQSFVEIEEVEIWWGVGLKSGYEDNRGTVREDIAHLDGYDIETARNLTDEAIEDIVEEHDGRIEFTDMEHADDVLLERAGICDAEDVTVGGILDVRSDEKPTTTTVSVTGRTFDGERGTNTFRLDDDTSMEANVNGPALGYLKAGVRRNRAGEYGVFGPADLMPGF; from the coding sequence ATGAACGAAATCAACTTCGCAGTTCTCGGAACCGGAGGCATCGGACGGCGAGCGCTCGACCTTTCCAAGGAGAAGGACGCACTCACGCCCGTCGCGGCCTGTGACCGCCACGGCGTCGCCGTCGACCACGACGGCCTCGACGTCGACGAACTCATGGCCGCCACCGAAGGCAATGTAGCGAGCGAGGCGCGACGCGCCTCGGACGACGTGAGCGGCGAACACCGCGAGCCGCGAACGGATGGAGGAGCAACGGCCGTCAAGCAGTCCGGCGAGATGAGAGGCGTCGCCGCATCGGTACAGGCCGACCCGACCGACTCGCCCATCGACGACGTCGTCGCCGAGGCCGATGCCATCGACGCGGTTCTCATCGCGCTGCCGAACCTCGAACACGACTTCATCCCGAACGTCGCCGAGCGGTTCGCCGAGGCCGATTACGAGGGCGTCCTCGTGGACGTCCTCAAGCGTTCCCGGGTCATCGGCCACCTCGACGACCGCGAGGACGTCTTCGAGGAGTCCGGCATCACGTTCGTCTGCGGCGCCGGCGCCACGCCCGGCTTCCTCACGGGGGCCGCGGCGCTGGCGGCCCAGTCGTTCGTCGAGATAGAGGAGGTCGAAATCTGGTGGGGCGTCGGCCTCAAGTCGGGTTACGAGGACAACCGCGGCACCGTCCGGGAGGACATCGCCCACCTCGACGGCTACGACATCGAGACGGCTCGGAACCTCACCGACGAGGCAATCGAGGACATCGTCGAGGAGCACGACGGCCGCATCGAGTTCACCGACATGGAGCACGCCGACGACGTGCTGCTGGAGCGGGCCGGCATCTGTGACGCCGAGGACGTCACCGTCGGCGGGATTCTCGACGTCCGCTCGGACGAGAAACCCACCACCACGACGGTCAGCGTCACCGGCCGGACCTTCGACGGCGAGCGCGGCACCAACACCTTCCGGCTGGACGACGACACGAGCATGGAAGCCAACGTCAACGGGCCGGCGCTGGGCTACCTGAAGGCCGGCGTCCGCCGGAACCGCGCCGGCGAGTACGGCGTCTTCGGGCCCGCCGATCTGATGCCCGGCTTCTGA
- a CDS encoding aminotransferase class I/II-fold pyridoxal phosphate-dependent enzyme encodes MSLQHAHGFDLEARLRERERAGLRRHLDPVDAVAGRARTADDPGGDPPEFGEERVVFAANNYLGLAGDERVAGAAARAAREVGAGAGASRLVVGDTPIHRSLERRLAEEKGTERALAFSSGYAANVGTITALDPDVIYSDELNHASIVDGARLSGADVEVYDHCDAADLAATMAARAEAADAGESWLVVTDSVFSMDGDAAPLAAVCDAAEEFGAWVMVDEAHATGVYEGGLVGERGLADRVDVQLGTLSKALGAQGGFVAGDEPLVEHLLNAARSFVFSTGLAPPAAAAAERALELAPERRESLWRNVDRLRDGLETLGYEVWGDTHVLPVVVGDRADALALEGRLSEAGVVAPAIRPPTVPEGTSRIRLAPQATHTDADVDRCLSAFEAAAEEGDFA; translated from the coding sequence ATGTCGCTGCAGCACGCCCACGGCTTCGACCTCGAGGCGCGGCTCCGGGAGCGCGAGCGGGCCGGTCTCCGGCGACACCTCGACCCGGTCGACGCCGTCGCCGGCCGCGCCCGGACCGCCGACGACCCCGGCGGAGACCCGCCCGAGTTCGGCGAGGAGCGGGTCGTCTTCGCGGCCAACAACTACCTCGGGCTGGCGGGTGACGAGCGGGTCGCCGGGGCGGCCGCCCGCGCCGCCCGCGAGGTCGGTGCCGGCGCCGGTGCCTCCCGACTCGTCGTCGGCGACACCCCAATCCACCGGTCGCTGGAGCGCCGCCTTGCCGAGGAGAAGGGCACCGAGCGCGCGCTGGCGTTCTCGTCGGGCTACGCCGCCAACGTCGGCACCATCACGGCACTGGACCCCGACGTAATCTACTCCGACGAACTGAACCACGCGAGCATCGTCGACGGCGCCCGACTCTCCGGCGCCGACGTCGAGGTGTACGACCACTGCGACGCCGCCGACCTCGCGGCGACGATGGCCGCCCGCGCCGAGGCGGCCGACGCCGGGGAGTCGTGGCTCGTCGTCACCGACTCGGTGTTCTCGATGGACGGCGACGCCGCGCCGCTGGCGGCGGTCTGTGACGCCGCCGAGGAGTTCGGCGCCTGGGTGATGGTCGACGAGGCCCACGCCACCGGCGTCTACGAGGGCGGCCTCGTCGGCGAGCGTGGCCTCGCGGACCGCGTCGACGTCCAGCTAGGGACGCTGTCGAAGGCACTCGGCGCACAGGGCGGCTTCGTCGCCGGCGACGAACCGCTCGTCGAGCACCTGCTGAACGCGGCCCGGTCGTTCGTCTTCTCGACCGGCCTGGCGCCGCCGGCAGCGGCCGCCGCCGAGCGCGCGCTGGAACTGGCCCCGGAGCGCCGCGAGTCGCTGTGGCGTAACGTCGACCGGCTCCGGGACGGCCTCGAGACGCTGGGTTACGAGGTGTGGGGCGACACCCACGTCCTGCCGGTCGTGGTCGGCGACCGGGCCGACGCGCTCGCGCTCGAAGGGCGGCTCAGCGAGGCCGGCGTCGTCGCGCCGGCCATCCGCCCGCCGACGGTGCCCGAGGGGACGAGCCGAATCCGGCTGGCACCGCAGGCGACCCACACCGACGCCGACGTCGACCGCTGTCTGTCGGCCTTCGAGGCCGCCGCCGAGGAGGGCGACTTCGCGTGA